gtgagtagactgtgttttatcaaactgaattcttgaattctttgaaatcgcAAGGATTGTCAACTTataattgaatacttaatattgaattaccaatagtactattgcgaaatattgatccacaaaaagtatgcaatggaacaggaattggtgtgaaaaaactcatgccaAACGTAACAGAATTGatagtattaactggcaaaacgaaaagaaaagatgattttatcccacatattcttaTGGTAGCCAGTAAGATGCCATTCtattttaagcaactgccatttcagtgcgactagcattcgtaatgaccgtagtaTAATAAAGCTCAAAGaaagtcgctcaaagttgcaggcattcacttaaaaactccgtgtttttcacattgtaaataaattgtgTAACTTGCTTTCGAGTGAGCACAACTAAACAGATACACACCTTTATACAaaagagggaaaaacgaattgtatgcatatcaatgatacttttgtcatgttccttatgtagtatgtgaatatacgtaagcccactgaaaataacactatattaattctaaaatacgtatctttcaaaatattattgtccgtgtccaataatgtgttactgcgaaatacTATCTGTGTAATCATGTTGCCAGTGTAGAATGTTAAGTGCTGTGGAAAGAACAGTCGCTTCATTTCTATAAcatgtctttcagaatattattacttatgttgacttcttgcaaaattatactcttTCTGcagtctgtatataaaataaaaagtaatatatttaatatgttctgaatttgttagatgtaggcctaatatctcgagtcatatttaaaaagcccgggtatgatataagcggacgtacagctgtcaaggggcaaaaaatcttccaatataaattgaattatatatgtatatattgatcctttggtacgaccgatagacagataaatttcggctcacgatgacaccccaacggattcacactgggaacaagggaattccctaatTACCGTCAGCTCTCTGAAGTTCAAGTCAAAGCACACGTAGAcataaaattacgtgaaatgtatgtcagcacagcttcagatcaatgtacagatcttataattattttatctctacctcagtacaacgtcacatttgtagtggggaggaaaggagacggcagaaaaattatttaatacgctgacagccacgactaagataaggcacttgaaatttagcggtaactgaccggcagacataaaatgtaagatctgtagaacattgagtcaacaCTAAGGGGGCGTATAGAGATtgaagggtgtgtttttgttttgctgaacttcaagacaatgttaACTCCTTTAAAGGTTGTGTGACTGTAggctgtatatattttcgttgcgttttactttgtttatactgtagtttgatttttctattattttatttgtatttctggcggtgtggaagagaaggcctaaaggCCTTATCTACaccagaatacataaataaacaaaacaaataaatatataaataaaaaaaattaaatgtgaagcacatgatgaaatgttttcttctcggtgcctgatctaaaactgttttaaatttagttaaccctggcaggcatttgccTAAGGAactcattaattcatgtaagtgaagttaagtaaagacTCATCTTTATGGACGATGAAAGCTTAGTACTGACAATTTGTGAAACGGATcagaaaggggaaaaggaatcatattatcgttgggttttactttgttcatagtttgatttttctatcattttatttgtatttctggcggtgtggaagagaaggcctaatcgccttaactacaccagaataaataaataaaaacaaatatataaataaataaaaacattgaaCGTCAGGCatatgatgacatgttttctttcggtgcctgatttacgactgttttaaattgagttaacgctggcaggcatttcgttaaggagttcatcaatttattcatgtaagtgacgttaagtaaaggataaatcttagcttagtaagggtaattcgttttggttgtctatagttaggtttccgagatttccaaaAATGTAATGAGCAGTTTatttaaaaacagaagcagaaaggaaaacccgtgcaacgccgggtgcttttagctactgtagtcttatatataaaagtcaatgtgtctatgtatgtacgtgtatgtatgtactcaatacaaatctacacgctttgaccgatatttgccaaaggtTGCATATTTAACCTTCATAATCCGGAGAAGaagataggctacattaaaattgtacagatggaagttaaattattgaaaacgctaaaaattagaaagaaatacgccgtgtataatattaaaatggccgATTCAACAGTCAATtgtcttttattgacgtcattcTGTCACCTCTTCTTCTgttgtaaaagcggccatatttttattgaaatgtaaaataaaataatattaaattaaaactacgtaaatgaggcacgatctcttgattgaatgtatcatgggcaacaatatacaatacaaaatggcataaacacattttgattaatttttaaaaattaaaaatcaaacataatatagGGGAGACCGGGGTTGGTTGTAACAAATTTTACTTATGATTTTTGTACTTGTTATATTTTGgacgatttagataataattctTTAATTGTATATTCAGTTCTTCCGCtatcataatttattaacataattagaGATTTTAGAAAGGTTTTAATGAAATTACTGTTCCACAATAATGCTGTCCTTGTTACTTCCAACGCCGTATCTGGGGCAGGTTGTAACATACCCGAAGGCAGGATGTAACAGTTACTGAAAtagttaataatgtaataaaatgaattattttaatttgttttataacatttaggctaaattataataaaattctaatgtataGAATGTTTTCACCTTTCAATTCTACTGCATTATTAATCTGAGTCACAGTTAATGCACACATAAATTAGCGATTTTCCTGTACACTCGAAATGAGCCCACAAATTACAACGTGAGCATTTAACCCATTCCTCTCCTGGTTTACTGTTCGTGTACTTGTCCATACAAACCAAACAGAAACAATCTTCTTCGTCGGATTCGCTTGAGCTTCCTATCACTTCTATTAATTTTCTCTTTGGCCCATGCATTTTTGAACCTGAAGGCCCGCTCCTCTTTACTGGCATCTTTCTTGATTTAACGGTTTTTTTCTGCCACTCCTGCTCTATGGCCAGTTTCTCTGGAGTGTCAGTTAGTATGACAGTATGTCTCTTTTTTCTTCCACGGTGTGATTGCTTCCTGGGTCCGGCTTTAGGAAGTGGACGTACAGATTCAGGTGAGAATTCAGTATCACGAATCTCTGACGTGGATGGCACTGGATTGACTGCAATGGAAGTTGTTGCCACAGGATCATCTCTTGATTCAGACTCTGAACTGCCCAATCTGGTCTCCATAGTTGTTTGATTAGACGTTCCAGCAATGTTCGGGGTGGAATTGGACGATGCGTGTTCGCTATCATTCACCGAACTACATTCTTCCTGGCTGTCAGGTACTGGGATTGGCCTGTCAGTCACAAATGCCGGTGCAAAATCGGTTTCTGTAAATATTTGTGGATTATAGGGAGATATGCCACACTTTGCAAACCCATTTTGCACATTGTTCTGAGTCAAAGCAAGTGGCAATGCGATTTTGACAATAGATGGAATATCATATATTGTCATGACTTTCCCGGGGTTATTTCTCATCCATGAGTCCATTGCAGTGTTTACATGCTTTTTAAAAGGACCAAATACACTCCTGTCTAACGGCTGTAGCCTATGTGAACAGTGAGGAGGGAATGACAGCATAGTGATGCCATTGCTCTTTGCGTAGTCAAGCACTGAAGGTGACAAGTGTGACTGGTGGTTATCCAGTAGCAAAAGAACCGGAGAATTTTTGGAAGGACGAACTTGCTGCGTAAAATGATGCAGAAATGTGAGAAATTCCACCTCCGTTGTCCAGCCCGATGTATTTCCCGTTCCGATGCAGTCAGTTGGACCATCGCGCCCGAAATGGTCGTGGTACTTCTTGCGAGGGAAGATGAACATAGGAGAGATGCTGTTTCCATTAGCACAAACTGCTACGGTGAGCGTCACCAAAACACCTCGCTCACCGGAGGTTATAGCACCCACTTGTTTCACCCCTTTTTTAGCAACTATTTTGGACGGTTTTTGAACAGTAGTAATGCCGGTTTCATCGACATTCCAAATATCGGATGCTTTGAAACCACACCTCGTCATAACAGTTCCAAGCTTATCAAAAAAttgtgctacattttttttttattaaagctgGTAGCTCTACCCAAACTTGTTGCCTCTGGTGTACGAATTGATAAGTTTGGATGACGTTTCAAAAATGCACCAAACCAATCTACTCCAGCCATGCCATTTGTTTTCCATTGTGGAGGCATATTAATGCCATATTTTTTCCCACATTGGAAAGCAACAATTCTAACTTCTTTCGGCGTTAAACCAAAATAAATGTCGGAACATGTTTCAATATAGGTCACAAGAAtgttttcttgttctttattgAAAACTTGGCGATTGCCGTAATATCCTATAAGAGGAGGCAAGTTTGCATGATTTTCAGCATCTTGAcctgaaaggaaagagagattGTGTGTTTAAAATATCCCTTTTACAGGAAACTCCTTATGATAATTATGAGTGAATGAAAAGCTTTCTTACGTTTCTTAGAATTGATTATGAAGCGTCGAAGAGTTCATGACAGATGTCAAATCGTCTCGCTGCTTCCCTCATTGCTACTCCATTCTTACACAACTCAGCAGCTTCTTGCATAATGTGTAAGGGGGTTTTCCCTCTGTcagtttttcttttgtattcCCTCATATTATGTAGgctaaaataaaatggaatatttaaagTCTTTTTTCAACTATTAGCCTAAGTCATTGAACGTCTTAACATTAAATTTGTGTGACTACCAATTTACAGttatttattaaacttaaaaTCCATCGACCTTGGGCTGGGTTTTACAAGCgtacttgatgatgatgatgattcttcTGTATCGGTATGGGGTAGGTTGTAACACCTGTATCGGTATGGGGTAAGTTGTAACACTAAACAATTTGCTGTTACAACCAACCCCGCCACACGCCATTATATGTCAACGGTATGTACTGGAAAAATATCACGCCATTTTTGTTTCCACCCTATCACTTTTATGTACAAATATACAGAGTATTAGAAACTACAGAGAAAACTAATTTCCTCCTAAGATTTTCTGCTCAAAAACTAAATATACTGAATACCACTCTAATTTACTTACCTTAGTAAAAAACAGTGTTTTTGCCTTCCAAGTTCACTGAGTGTAGCGATTCACGTCTGCTTTTCACTGACACAATGGCTGACTGAAAGACTTCGAACAAAGTGGATTCGAGCGCATTCTAGCTGTTACAACACAAAATACAGAGGGTGTTACTACCAGGGGGGTTTAactcaaatgatagatgttggatgctcatagatgttccatagtttgccgcatgtggtcaggacagcgctggctgtatttcgatcacagagtttgtaaaattagcagtacaaaactctttggtttcgaaagttctttggttataagttttgccaatatgacagttttaaacagatattattaatatccattatttacagaatgtgtcagttttataatattcggattattattactattactatatagctaatttgcattttcattcgaggacaaagtagccatattagtgtactgtgtatgacctattaacctcatttgttcagttgatcaattgttggatgttggcattcctattctgtttaaatcttgtataaattatggaatggacgaacatggctgcttaaggaagaaatttgaacagatcgagttaattgagaagttactggtgctttcctgcaacaagaaataattcgcaacgttaaaggtaagaaagaaatatgtttgagattaaatctacacggttcaacttcacacattcaagcaatgcctgcaagattggtatttaataataacggaagtgcacacaatgtgcaggataatatattattttagctttcgctgctgccgaacttggtcagtgaaactataatcggtttttacactccatcacatggtattttggtattttaatattaatatggcataccttgtagatagaaaatcttaatgtatcttaattcaacatgcgctttaaacttgattctttcaatattcttcccagactgcgtgcgtacgagcatgaaaaactgaaccgtgtagatgcagcttaactgcaccgtcatgttttctaatttaaactgaattcttccatcatatcttaaacgtttattaaactgagatctgtaattgttttcagggataaacttcagaacgcgattacctccctctaccactaccacatgatgaactgacttctgtgttgaattacaacagtgtattaggtctaactgcaattacgccaagagctttaaaggtaagctaacagagttaatatacactttgAGTATGAACGAACATCTTATTTTTGGATATAGCTAagttggtcagacatcttaaaattcgtgggacagaatctgatatgactaaatatgttgttcccggtgtaattctttacagttgcgttatcaaaggatggcggggtaccttagcttggtaacacaatagtaaagaagtgttgttcccgaaaagatatattttagaaatttgactttacagttaacagtagtacctttactagaataattttgataatataaaaagagttaaattgccggagatatttattatttttatagactcgtggatagaattcttcagcaatatttcacaaacgttgattatactgcaatccttcaattgttctatgaaatgtagtgttattaatgcattatatgatactaggctactgctggtttgtttcagttaatagaaatacaaatggcggagttttacactgtgaatgtgctgcagtgtactgtcagaaatcggatagtaatgagaagacctggttattcctgtttcctgcgccaagtaatgcagcacagcttaaaaggtaagcaatggcgttggcataagctcaatgcaaagagatccttatatatcatcagtaaatagtcagggttggtaaactgtagtgatttttaaatttaagtgagaattatttgtcaaattcatatttgtttattaaaatgagtttttgccttcttttgtaattcatttaaacttaatttgtgcattagttcctacataattgtgtattttgttaatgtgttattttaagtaattaacaacatcgcttcaaaaataatttactatgtttacacataggcctcattattaatacatgaagagttacagcactaataacctgcacttaatgataataataattagcttagactaaggcaagatattatgctcagtttgttattcattagaaaagaattcaactatttagagagattaatatttacaaataaatttatcagaagagcttagcattgtgtgttttcagaataaatacgtagtccatttggcattgtgcaacttttacttttaatattgttatgagctacaactattcatttcaatcctcagcatcatactgtgctttaattaggtggtgattccgaaagtaggctctacttgactacctgtaccatgtgttctgttgctccttaattaggagttgggaaaagacatataagaagcaaactttcaaaacctgtccatttcttcagaaaatgctagagttatatgtctgtaataaacaaagatttttctgtggtggaattttatatgaattcataggaagaaaaatatatttcaccatagaaaatattttgttcattgcagagatgcaagtttgctactcatatatattgctaatagttttaagaagcagcagaacagtcatatgtaaaaagtttatatattttttttcaggaagttaatttctcatcttaatcatgttaggtgcatataattttaatctgtgatttaagtagtaacaattatttgatgtaaataaaatgaagttaacattacatagtaatataaatacaaataataattactagtacaatgagcatttcagttgtgtcatcTATAGGGCATAGGAGGGAGTCCAGTGGCGGCGATACGAATCTGCAGCTTCTGCCACTGGTGGGATTTGggtgcattatttagaatttttagagagtaaatatgttgttgttttctaatgtcaggcgtttgacaataaagtcatttgacctcttgcactccaatatttttcaaagatattatcatgaccagagtaaatatgttgatgttttttaatgccaggcatttgacaataaagtcatttgacctcttgcactccagtatttttcaaaat
The window above is part of the Periplaneta americana isolate PAMFEO1 chromosome 11, P.americana_PAMFEO1_priV1, whole genome shotgun sequence genome. Proteins encoded here:
- the LOC138708617 gene encoding uncharacterized protein; translated protein: MTRCGFKASDIWNVDETGITTVQKPSKIVAKKGVKQVGAITSGERGVLVTLTVAVCANGNSISPMFIFPRKKYHDHFGRDGPTDCIGTGNTSGWTTEVEFLTFLHHFTQQVRPSKNSPVLLLLDNHQSHLSPSVLDYAKSNGITMLSFPPHCSHRLQPLDRSVFGPFKKHVNTAMDSWMRNNPGKVMTIYDIPSIVKIALPLALTQNNVQNGFAKCGISPYNPQIFTETDFAPAFVTDRPIPVPDSQEECSSVNDSEHASSNSTPNIAGTSNQTTMETRLGSSESESRDDPVATTSIAVNPVPSTSEIRDTEFSPESVRPLPKAGPRKQSHRGRKKRHTVILTDTPEKLAIEQEWQKKTVKSRKMPVKRSGPSGSKMHGPKRKLIEVIGSSSESDEEDCFCLVCMDKYTNSKPGEEWVKCSRCNLWAHFECTGKSLIYVCINCDSD